A genomic region of Planococcus kocurii contains the following coding sequences:
- the rpsJ gene encoding 30S ribosomal protein S10 — MAKQKIRIRLKAYDHRILDQSAEKIVETAKRSGASVSGPIPLPTERSVYTILRAVHKYKDAREQFEMRTHKRLIDIVNPTPQTVDALMKLDLPSGVDIEIKL; from the coding sequence ATGGCAAAACAAAAAATTCGTATCCGTTTAAAAGCGTATGATCATAGAATTCTTGATCAGTCTGCTGAGAAAATTGTTGAAACTGCAAAACGTTCAGGTGCAAGTGTATCGGGTCCGATACCGTTGCCAACTGAAAGATCGGTTTACACAATCTTGCGTGCTGTTCATAAATACAAAGATGCTCGTGAGCAATTTGAAATGCGCACACACAAACGTCTAATCGATATCGTTAACCCAACACCACAAACTGTTGATGCGTTAATGAAACTTGATTTACCGTCAGGCGTTGACATTGAAATTAAACTTTAA
- a CDS encoding Na+/H+ antiporter family protein, producing the protein MNAVIIAVLVMLILSLLRVNVVFALLIGALAGGLSGGLSLTDTITSFTDGLGAGATIALSYAMLGGFAVAISRTGIPELLVSGVLKLVNKDGKATRQNLAKALIIIALLTMAILSQNAIPIHIAFIPLLVPPILHILNELRIDRRLIAAVLTFGLTAPYILLPYGFGLIFHEIVYKQMELAGLSIDMADIPKAMAIPVSGLLVGLIIAVFFSYRKPRDYHTNVSSIEETVKKKASTKDVLVTIIALVAALYGQVQTDSMIIGALAGILVLYVFGAMKWREADAVLTEGMQMMAFIGFVMITANGFAAVIQATGAIEPLVASVSDLFAGNKAIAALAMLIVGLFVTMGIGSSFATIPIIAAIFVPLSLEFGFSTMAIIALIGTAGALGDAGSPASDSTLGPTAGLNVDGQHNHIWDTCVPTFLHYNIPLVIFGWVAAMFLS; encoded by the coding sequence ATGAATGCAGTTATTATCGCTGTCTTGGTCATGCTCATATTGAGCTTATTGCGTGTGAATGTCGTTTTTGCCTTATTGATCGGCGCGTTAGCAGGAGGATTGAGTGGCGGGTTGTCACTTACTGATACAATCACATCGTTTACAGACGGTTTAGGGGCGGGAGCGACCATTGCATTGAGTTATGCTATGCTGGGTGGATTTGCCGTAGCTATATCGCGTACAGGGATTCCAGAGTTACTGGTCTCCGGAGTGCTGAAGTTAGTGAACAAAGATGGGAAAGCAACAAGACAAAATTTAGCAAAGGCTCTAATTATTATCGCATTACTGACGATGGCAATTTTATCGCAGAATGCCATTCCAATCCATATCGCTTTTATTCCTTTACTAGTTCCACCGATTTTGCATATTTTAAACGAACTACGAATTGACCGTCGGTTGATCGCGGCAGTATTGACGTTCGGCCTGACAGCTCCTTATATTTTATTGCCGTATGGCTTTGGCTTGATCTTCCATGAGATTGTTTACAAGCAAATGGAGCTAGCGGGATTATCGATTGACATGGCGGATATTCCAAAAGCAATGGCGATTCCAGTTTCCGGCTTACTAGTCGGCTTGATCATTGCGGTGTTCTTTTCTTATCGTAAGCCGCGTGATTACCATACAAATGTTTCTTCTATAGAAGAAACTGTGAAAAAGAAAGCATCAACTAAAGATGTGTTGGTGACAATTATTGCGTTGGTTGCAGCGTTGTACGGGCAAGTCCAAACAGATTCCATGATCATTGGAGCACTAGCTGGTATCTTGGTGCTGTACGTTTTTGGCGCGATGAAGTGGCGCGAGGCTGACGCAGTCTTAACAGAAGGCATGCAAATGATGGCGTTCATCGGTTTTGTGATGATCACAGCGAACGGTTTTGCGGCTGTGATCCAAGCAACAGGAGCTATCGAGCCGTTAGTTGCCAGCGTATCAGATCTTTTCGCAGGCAATAAAGCAATCGCGGCACTAGCGATGCTGATCGTTGGATTGTTTGTGACGATGGGCATTGGTTCATCGTTTGCCACAATCCCAATCATTGCTGCTATTTTTGTGCCACTGAGTCTGGAGTTCGGATTTTCCACCATGGCGATTATTGCATTGATCGGAACTGCAGGAGCACTCGGTGACGCCGGTTCACCAGCTTCTGACTCAACACTTGGACCAACTGCCGGACTGAACGTTGACGGACAGCACAATCACATCTGGGATACGTGTGTGCCAACCTTCCTTCACTACAATATTCCGTTGGTGATATTCGGTTGGGTTGCAGCGATGTTCTTGAGCTAG
- the leuD gene encoding 3-isopropylmalate dehydratase small subunit, with product MKPINKISSVLTPLERKNVDTDQIISKEFLKRIERTGFGKYLFYHWRFHADGTPIEDFVLNDPRFENSEILVAQENFGCGSSREHAPWAILDYGFRVVIAPSYADIFYNNCVKNGILPIRLKDQEVDELISKGQQQDFKLEINLEDQSVTGQDGTRYEFEIDPYWKEMLLKGWDEIALTFQYDSYIAAYEEKQRA from the coding sequence ATGAAACCGATAAATAAAATTTCAAGCGTACTGACGCCACTAGAACGAAAAAACGTCGATACGGACCAAATCATTTCGAAAGAATTTCTAAAGCGTATTGAACGAACGGGATTCGGCAAATATTTATTTTATCATTGGCGTTTTCATGCAGATGGTACACCCATAGAAGACTTTGTTTTGAATGATCCTCGATTCGAAAACTCCGAAATTCTAGTCGCACAAGAAAATTTTGGCTGCGGTTCTTCTCGTGAACATGCTCCGTGGGCTATTTTAGATTACGGATTTCGTGTAGTCATTGCACCTAGCTATGCAGACATCTTCTATAACAACTGCGTGAAAAACGGCATTTTGCCAATTCGCTTGAAAGACCAAGAAGTAGATGAGTTGATTAGTAAAGGTCAACAACAAGATTTTAAGTTAGAAATCAACTTAGAAGACCAATCTGTTACCGGACAAGACGGTACGCGTTATGAATTTGAAATCGATCCTTATTGGAAAGAAATGCTGCTGAAGGGCTGGGATGAAATTGCGTTAACCTTCCAGTACGATTCGTATATTGCAGCTTATGAAGAAAAACAACGTGCTTAA
- the leuC gene encoding 3-isopropylmalate dehydratase large subunit yields the protein MAKTIIEKIWEQHIVFEEQGKPDLLYIDLHLLHEVTSPQAFEGLRLNGRKVRRPDLCFATMDHNVPTRNRDTITDPVSRKQIKTLQDNCDEFGVPLAGINHPDQGIVHVIGPELGLTQPGKTIVCGDSHTSTHGAFGALAFGIGTSEVEHVLSTQTLWQSKPKTMEVRIDGKLGFGVTAKDVILAIISKFGIDMGTGYVMEYTGEAVRNLTMEERMTICNMSIEAGARAGLISPDQTTIEYLRGRRHVPEGDAFEQEADRWLALATEEGAEYDAIVSIHADEISPFVTWGTNPSMGSGIAEHVPSAADYEKQSDKDALKQALAYMHLEEGMPLSSIAIQHVFIGSCTNARLGDLRAASKIIRGKKVHPSVTAIVVPGSETVKRAAEQEGLDQVFLKAGFEWRETGCSMCLAMNEDSVPAGERCASTSNRNFEGRQGAGSMTHLVSPVMAAAAAIEGHLTDVRNYMEEAVASV from the coding sequence ATGGCAAAAACCATCATAGAAAAAATTTGGGAACAACATATTGTCTTCGAAGAGCAAGGAAAGCCGGACCTGCTGTATATTGATCTTCACTTACTGCATGAGGTGACTTCTCCGCAAGCATTTGAAGGACTTCGGTTAAACGGGCGTAAAGTCCGTCGACCGGATTTGTGTTTTGCGACTATGGATCATAATGTCCCAACAAGAAACCGAGATACCATCACAGATCCCGTCTCGCGTAAGCAAATCAAAACCTTACAAGACAATTGCGATGAATTTGGTGTGCCGCTTGCGGGTATTAATCATCCCGACCAAGGAATTGTGCACGTTATTGGACCGGAACTTGGATTGACGCAACCAGGTAAGACGATTGTTTGCGGGGACAGTCATACTTCGACACATGGTGCATTTGGTGCTTTGGCGTTTGGTATTGGTACAAGTGAAGTTGAACACGTTCTATCTACGCAAACATTGTGGCAATCAAAACCCAAAACAATGGAAGTTCGAATTGATGGCAAGTTGGGCTTTGGTGTTACCGCTAAAGATGTCATCCTGGCGATTATTTCAAAATTCGGAATCGATATGGGAACCGGATATGTTATGGAGTATACGGGCGAAGCGGTTCGTAACTTAACGATGGAAGAGCGTATGACCATTTGCAATATGTCCATTGAAGCTGGTGCACGTGCAGGTTTAATTAGCCCAGATCAAACGACAATCGAGTATTTGAGAGGACGTAGACATGTCCCTGAAGGAGACGCGTTTGAACAAGAAGCTGATCGTTGGCTAGCTCTTGCAACAGAAGAAGGTGCAGAGTATGATGCGATCGTTTCGATTCATGCAGATGAAATCTCTCCATTCGTTACGTGGGGAACGAATCCATCAATGGGTTCAGGTATTGCTGAACATGTTCCGTCTGCTGCAGATTACGAGAAACAGTCAGATAAAGACGCATTAAAACAAGCTTTAGCTTATATGCACTTAGAAGAAGGAATGCCGCTTTCTTCCATTGCGATCCAACATGTGTTTATCGGTTCTTGTACCAATGCACGTCTAGGCGATTTACGTGCGGCAAGTAAAATCATTAGAGGGAAGAAAGTGCATCCGTCCGTAACGGCAATTGTCGTTCCTGGATCTGAAACGGTTAAACGTGCAGCTGAACAAGAAGGCTTAGATCAAGTGTTTCTCAAAGCGGGCTTTGAATGGCGTGAGACAGGTTGCAGTATGTGCTTAGCGATGAACGAAGACTCGGTACCTGCAGGTGAACGTTGTGCATCTACTTCTAACCGGAATTTTGAAGGTCGACAAGGAGCGGGCTCAATGACGCACCTAGTAAGTCCTGTCATGGCAGCAGCGGCTGCGATTGAAGGTCATTTAACAGATGTCCGTAACTACATGGAAGAGGCTGTAGCGTCTGTATGA
- the leuB gene encoding 3-isopropylmalate dehydrogenase, which translates to MKKTIAVLPGDGIGPEVTDAAVKVLQSIAMRYGHTFHLKHAVIGGAAVDQFDNPLPQQTIDVCDASDAILLGAVGGTKWDNNPAHLRPEKGLLNIRKHFDLFANIRPVKAIPALLTSSPLKEEVAKEVDMVIVRELTSGLYFGEPKRRSEKSAVDTLVYTREEIERIVNQAFEIARTRRGKVTSVDKANVLETSKLWREVVEERKAAYPDIEVEHMLVDSAAMKLITNPRTFDVVVTENMFGDILSDEASVITGSLGMLPSASIRSDGFGLYEPVHGSAPDIAGQNKANPSAAILSVAMMFKHSFGLHTEAAAVEQAVMSVLEDGYCTGDLAGSGKRVVSTEQYVTKVIEELEREFVSEHIMYSYV; encoded by the coding sequence ATGAAAAAAACAATAGCGGTATTGCCAGGGGACGGAATTGGACCGGAAGTGACAGATGCAGCGGTAAAGGTGTTGCAATCCATCGCAATGCGTTATGGACATACTTTTCATTTAAAGCACGCGGTAATCGGAGGCGCGGCGGTTGATCAATTTGATAACCCGCTACCTCAGCAAACCATTGATGTTTGTGATGCGAGTGACGCGATTCTCCTCGGTGCGGTCGGAGGAACGAAATGGGATAACAACCCCGCTCATTTGCGTCCTGAAAAAGGACTTTTGAACATCCGGAAGCATTTCGATTTGTTTGCAAACATTCGTCCAGTTAAAGCAATCCCCGCATTGCTGACTTCTTCTCCATTAAAAGAAGAAGTGGCGAAAGAAGTCGATATGGTCATTGTTCGCGAATTGACGAGTGGGTTGTATTTCGGTGAACCGAAACGTCGGTCAGAAAAATCAGCGGTTGATACGTTGGTTTATACGAGAGAGGAAATTGAACGCATTGTAAATCAGGCGTTTGAAATTGCTCGTACGCGAAGAGGCAAAGTAACGTCGGTTGATAAAGCCAATGTATTAGAAACGAGTAAGCTATGGCGTGAAGTTGTAGAAGAACGTAAAGCAGCCTATCCAGATATTGAAGTAGAACATATGCTAGTTGATTCGGCAGCGATGAAGCTGATCACGAATCCACGCACTTTCGATGTTGTCGTAACTGAGAATATGTTTGGAGATATCTTGAGTGACGAAGCATCCGTTATTACTGGGTCACTTGGCATGCTGCCATCTGCTAGCATCCGTTCAGACGGCTTCGGTCTTTACGAGCCCGTACATGGTTCGGCGCCTGATATCGCGGGGCAAAACAAAGCCAACCCATCTGCTGCTATTTTGTCGGTTGCCATGATGTTTAAGCATTCATTTGGTCTCCACACAGAAGCGGCAGCCGTTGAACAAGCTGTAATGAGCGTTTTGGAAGATGGTTACTGCACAGGAGACTTAGCTGGTAGTGGGAAGCGTGTGGTTTCAACAGAACAATATGTAACGAAAGTGATAGAAGAACTAGAACGAGAATTTGTATCAGAACATATCATGTATTCTTATGTGTAA
- a CDS encoding 2-isopropylmalate synthase: MSQIDIFDTTLRDGEQSAGINLNTAEKIEIARQLERLGVTIIESGFPASSPGDFDAVQRIAGTVKNSIVTGLARSIQSDIDRTWDALKGAEQPHIHIFLATSPIHMETKLFKTPEQVVELAVESVKYARKFFPLVQWSAEDASRSDPEFLAHIIRKVIEAGATTINLPDTVGYATPHEYGAMFKYMTDNVAGIEKVKLSAHCHNDLGMATANTLAAIENGATQIEGTINGIGERAGNVALEEIAVALHIRKQIFNVETGIKLNEIKRTSQLVSQLTGSLIQPNKAVVGKNAFAHESGIHQDGMLKNPLTYEIITPELIGDVATELVLGKHSGRHAFKDRAIKMGFDLSEEKLNNAFVEFKKLADRKKEIVEDDLYVLLTDQQIHDDETPVYKLESVQVQYGTANIPTATASAYHPSGELISEAATGAGSVEAIFNTLERIVEGKVHILDYRVTSIGKGRDALGEAVINMSYNGETVTGRDVAQDVLEATAKAYLNAVNRQLVQVGKKVRMSAV, from the coding sequence ATGTCACAAATTGATATTTTCGATACGACATTACGAGACGGAGAACAGTCAGCCGGGATCAACTTGAATACAGCAGAGAAAATCGAAATCGCCCGTCAACTTGAACGTCTGGGAGTGACGATTATCGAATCAGGGTTTCCAGCTTCATCTCCAGGAGACTTTGATGCTGTGCAGCGAATTGCAGGCACGGTAAAGAATTCAATTGTGACGGGTTTGGCCCGTTCGATACAAAGTGATATTGACCGCACGTGGGATGCGTTAAAAGGAGCGGAACAGCCGCATATTCATATCTTTTTAGCTACCTCGCCTATTCATATGGAAACAAAGTTATTTAAAACACCTGAGCAAGTGGTTGAACTTGCTGTAGAATCCGTGAAATACGCGCGTAAGTTCTTTCCGCTAGTTCAGTGGTCAGCGGAAGATGCTTCTCGTTCAGATCCGGAATTTCTGGCGCATATTATCCGTAAAGTAATTGAAGCGGGAGCCACAACTATTAACCTTCCGGATACAGTTGGTTATGCAACACCTCATGAGTACGGTGCGATGTTCAAATACATGACGGACAACGTAGCGGGAATTGAAAAAGTGAAACTGTCTGCACATTGCCATAACGACTTGGGGATGGCAACTGCTAATACACTAGCCGCAATCGAGAATGGTGCGACACAAATCGAAGGAACTATAAATGGTATCGGAGAACGCGCTGGTAACGTTGCACTAGAAGAAATTGCAGTTGCTTTGCATATTCGAAAACAAATTTTTAATGTTGAAACGGGTATTAAATTGAACGAAATTAAGCGCACTAGCCAATTGGTGAGTCAATTGACAGGTAGCTTGATTCAACCGAATAAAGCGGTCGTCGGTAAAAATGCTTTTGCCCACGAATCGGGAATTCACCAAGACGGTATGCTGAAGAATCCGTTGACTTATGAAATCATTACTCCGGAATTGATTGGTGATGTAGCAACAGAATTGGTACTAGGTAAACATTCTGGGCGTCACGCCTTTAAAGACCGTGCTATCAAAATGGGCTTTGACTTATCTGAAGAAAAGTTGAACAATGCATTTGTTGAATTTAAAAAGCTAGCTGACCGTAAAAAAGAAATTGTGGAAGACGATCTTTATGTATTACTAACAGATCAGCAAATTCACGATGATGAAACGCCAGTCTACAAGTTGGAAAGTGTCCAAGTACAGTACGGTACGGCGAACATTCCGACGGCTACTGCTTCTGCCTATCACCCGAGTGGTGAGCTAATTAGTGAAGCAGCTACTGGAGCAGGATCTGTTGAGGCGATTTTTAATACATTGGAGCGGATTGTGGAAGGCAAAGTTCACATTTTAGATTACCGTGTGACTTCTATTGGTAAAGGGCGTGACGCATTAGGCGAAGCGGTTATCAATATGAGTTATAACGGTGAGACGGTAACGGGGCGCGACGTTGCACAAGACGTTTTGGAAGCGACGGCAAAAGCCTATTTGAATGCAGTTAATCGTCAACTTGTTCAAGTAGGAAAGAAAGTTAGGATGTCAGCGGTATAG
- the ilvC gene encoding ketol-acid reductoisomerase: MAKMYYNQDVNEQVLKGKTIAVIGYGSQGHAHAQNLKESGFDVVVGVRPGKSFEQAENDGMKVMAVKDAADAADVIMVLVPDEKQTQIYNADIKPSLKAGKSLVFAHGFNVHFNQIVAPTDVDVFLVAPKGPGHLVRRTYEAGAGVPGLIAIHQDVSGQAKEVALAYAKGIGATRAGVLETTFKEETETDLFGEQAVLCGGVTSLVKAGFETLVEAGYQPELAYFECMHELKLIVDLMYEGGLSGMRYSISDTAQWGDFVSGPRIVDADTKARMKDVLTDIQTGKFAKGWLLENQLNRPEFTAIEKAEESHQIEQVGRELRAMMPFVNEGKKTKQKEVVANVTN, from the coding sequence ATGGCAAAAATGTATTATAACCAAGACGTAAACGAACAGGTACTTAAAGGCAAGACAATCGCGGTAATTGGCTATGGTTCACAAGGTCACGCACACGCACAAAACTTAAAAGAATCTGGTTTTGACGTAGTAGTTGGCGTGCGTCCTGGTAAATCATTCGAGCAAGCAGAAAATGACGGCATGAAAGTAATGGCAGTAAAAGACGCGGCAGACGCGGCAGACGTGATCATGGTCTTAGTACCAGATGAAAAACAAACACAAATCTACAATGCAGACATTAAGCCTTCACTAAAAGCAGGCAAGTCACTTGTTTTTGCTCATGGCTTCAATGTTCACTTTAACCAAATTGTTGCACCTACAGATGTAGATGTATTCCTAGTAGCTCCTAAAGGACCGGGACATCTTGTGCGTCGTACATACGAAGCGGGTGCTGGTGTACCAGGGTTAATTGCGATTCACCAAGATGTGTCAGGTCAAGCTAAAGAAGTGGCGCTTGCTTATGCAAAAGGAATCGGAGCTACGCGTGCAGGTGTTTTAGAAACAACATTTAAAGAAGAAACGGAAACGGATCTATTCGGAGAACAGGCTGTTCTTTGCGGCGGTGTAACGTCTCTAGTAAAAGCTGGATTTGAAACACTTGTTGAAGCGGGATACCAACCGGAACTTGCGTATTTCGAATGCATGCACGAATTAAAACTAATCGTTGACCTAATGTATGAAGGTGGCTTGTCTGGAATGCGTTACTCAATTTCAGATACTGCGCAGTGGGGAGATTTTGTATCAGGACCACGTATTGTCGATGCAGATACAAAAGCGCGTATGAAAGATGTTCTGACAGATATCCAAACAGGGAAATTCGCAAAAGGGTGGTTGCTTGAAAATCAACTAAACCGTCCAGAATTTACGGCAATTGAAAAAGCAGAAGAATCGCATCAAATCGAGCAAGTTGGACGTGAATTACGTGCCATGATGCCATTTGTCAATGAAGGTAAGAAAACTAAACAAAAAGAGGTGGTCGCCAATGTCACAAATTGA
- the ilvN gene encoding acetolactate synthase small subunit gives MKRVITTTVINQSGVLNRVTGLLMKRQFNIESISVGHTEQPGISKMTFVVNVEDRGKLEQLLKQLQKQIDVLKVNDITDKAMVMRELALVKVVVPPAVRNEVLSIVEPFRATVVDMSKNVTTFQVTGDPEKIEAFIDLMRPYGVKELTRTGVSAFVRETQKTQAPQLNIL, from the coding sequence ATGAAACGAGTCATTACAACGACGGTAATCAACCAAAGTGGTGTGTTAAATCGCGTCACGGGTTTGCTTATGAAGCGGCAGTTTAATATCGAAAGCATCTCTGTTGGTCATACAGAACAGCCTGGCATATCAAAAATGACTTTTGTCGTCAATGTAGAAGATAGAGGGAAATTAGAACAATTACTAAAACAACTACAAAAACAAATTGATGTACTTAAAGTGAATGATATTACAGATAAAGCTATGGTCATGAGAGAGCTTGCACTAGTAAAAGTAGTTGTACCACCAGCAGTCAGAAATGAAGTGCTCAGTATCGTTGAGCCGTTTCGAGCAACAGTGGTTGATATGAGCAAAAATGTAACAACATTTCAAGTGACAGGCGACCCGGAAAAGATTGAAGCATTTATTGATCTGATGAGACCTTATGGTGTCAAAGAGCTGACCCGAACCGGTGTATCAGCTTTTGTCAGAGAAACACAAAAAACGCAGGCACCCCAATTAAACATCCTATAA
- the ilvB gene encoding biosynthetic-type acetolactate synthase large subunit — protein sequence MGVNVQVREEVKQELTGSGADILIQSLKNQGVEIIFGYPGGAVLPIYDALHKNPIRHILARHEQGAIHAAEGYARVSGKTGVVLATSGPGATNLVTGIADAMLDSLPLVIFTGQVATSVIGTDAFQEADIIGITQPITKHNYQVKKVTDLPRIIKEAFYIASTGRPGPVLVDIPKNIATELFLSTKEEEAVYLPGYQPTTSPNFLQIQKAAQVLSQSKKPLILAGAGILAAKATEELKKFSEKHQIPITNTLLGLGSIGGEHELFLGMAGMHGTYTANTAICDCDVLLNIGARFDDRLTGNLANFAPNAQVIHIDIDPAEIGKNVPTAIPIVADAKEALVQLLNQSFESPNTTEWLGELFENKAEYPLQYHVKGREGILPQQAVELIHRLTRGDAVVTTDVGQHQMWAAQYYRFNNPHNWVTSGGLGTMGFGFPAAIGAQLAKPDEQVISIVGDAGFQMTLQELSLLQELRLPVKIVILNNQSLGMVRQWQETFYESRYSQSLMPVQPDFVKLAEAYDVKGYKVETMEEAEVVFAEAINSNEPVLIDCRVVQLECVYPMVAPGKGLNEMIGVKGE from the coding sequence TTGGGAGTAAACGTACAGGTTAGAGAAGAAGTTAAACAGGAATTGACAGGCAGTGGTGCAGACATACTGATTCAGTCTTTAAAAAATCAAGGCGTAGAAATCATATTCGGCTATCCTGGAGGCGCGGTGCTACCGATTTACGATGCCTTACACAAAAATCCGATACGCCACATCTTAGCAAGGCATGAACAAGGCGCTATTCACGCAGCTGAAGGATATGCAAGGGTATCAGGTAAAACAGGCGTTGTACTTGCAACATCTGGTCCCGGTGCTACGAATTTAGTGACAGGAATTGCAGATGCTATGCTGGATTCCTTGCCGTTAGTCATTTTTACGGGTCAGGTGGCGACTTCAGTCATCGGAACCGATGCTTTTCAGGAAGCTGATATCATCGGCATCACACAACCGATTACAAAGCATAATTATCAAGTGAAAAAAGTAACGGATCTACCAAGAATTATTAAAGAAGCTTTCTACATTGCTTCTACTGGACGTCCAGGGCCGGTTCTAGTAGATATACCGAAAAACATTGCGACGGAATTGTTCTTATCTACTAAAGAAGAAGAGGCAGTCTATCTGCCGGGATATCAGCCGACGACTAGCCCTAATTTTTTACAAATTCAAAAAGCTGCGCAAGTGTTGTCACAATCAAAAAAACCTTTGATCTTAGCGGGGGCTGGCATACTTGCTGCTAAAGCGACAGAAGAGCTAAAGAAATTCTCAGAAAAACATCAAATTCCAATTACTAATACGTTACTCGGGCTAGGAAGTATTGGAGGCGAACACGAATTATTCCTCGGAATGGCGGGGATGCACGGTACCTATACAGCCAATACAGCAATTTGTGATTGTGATGTGTTATTAAACATTGGCGCCAGATTTGATGACCGGCTAACTGGTAACCTGGCTAACTTTGCACCAAATGCTCAAGTTATTCATATCGACATTGATCCAGCAGAAATCGGCAAAAATGTACCGACCGCAATTCCGATTGTTGCAGATGCAAAAGAGGCGTTGGTCCAGTTGCTCAATCAATCATTTGAAAGTCCGAATACTACGGAGTGGCTAGGGGAATTATTCGAGAATAAAGCAGAATATCCACTTCAGTATCATGTAAAAGGTCGGGAAGGTATCCTTCCTCAACAAGCGGTAGAGCTGATTCATCGTTTGACTAGAGGCGATGCAGTGGTAACGACTGATGTTGGTCAGCATCAAATGTGGGCAGCTCAATATTATCGTTTCAATAATCCACATAACTGGGTAACTTCAGGTGGCTTAGGTACAATGGGCTTCGGTTTTCCGGCAGCGATTGGTGCGCAACTAGCAAAACCCGATGAGCAAGTAATTTCTATTGTTGGAGATGCTGGATTCCAAATGACTTTGCAAGAACTGTCCTTGCTTCAAGAGCTTCGTCTTCCGGTGAAGATTGTCATTTTAAACAATCAAAGCTTAGGAATGGTAAGACAATGGCAGGAAACGTTTTATGAGAGTCGCTATTCTCAATCGTTGATGCCCGTTCAACCTGATTTTGTGAAACTGGCTGAAGCGTATGACGTTAAAGGTTACAAAGTAGAAACGATGGAAGAAGCAGAAGTGGTGTTTGCAGAAGCAATTAATTCAAACGAGCCGGTTTTGATCGATTGTCGGGTGGTGCAACTAGAATGTGTTTATCCTATGGTAGCGCCAGGCAAAGGCTTGAATGAAATGATCGGAGTGAAAGGTGAATGA
- the ilvE gene encoding branched-chain-amino-acid transaminase — protein MSGQVIYMNGEFVKKEDAKISVYDHGFLYGDGVFEGIRSYNGNVFRLEEHLERLFDSAKSVMLEIPHTFEEMTNIVVQTLRENKFKDAYIRLIVSRGVGNLGLDPYSCSHPSVIAIAEPLSLFPKSMYETGIEIVSVATRRSRSDVLSPKVKSLNYMNNILVKLEANLAGVSEALMLNDQGYVAEGSADNIFIVRKGKIITPPGYVGALEGITRNAIMDVAAQKGYDMQEGVFTRHDVYVADEVFLTGTAAEVISVIKVDGRVIGEGKPGPITNDLLESFRELVQNDGVKVYEDHLNVV, from the coding sequence ATGAGTGGACAAGTAATTTATATGAATGGCGAATTCGTAAAAAAGGAAGACGCTAAAATTTCAGTTTATGATCATGGATTTTTGTACGGTGATGGAGTATTCGAAGGAATCCGTTCTTACAATGGAAATGTTTTCCGGCTGGAAGAACATCTGGAACGACTCTTTGATTCTGCAAAATCAGTAATGCTTGAGATTCCACACACTTTCGAAGAAATGACCAATATTGTTGTTCAAACACTTAGAGAGAATAAGTTTAAAGACGCTTATATTAGACTCATCGTTTCAAGAGGGGTGGGCAACCTTGGGTTAGATCCTTACAGTTGTTCTCATCCAAGTGTAATTGCAATAGCTGAACCCCTATCCCTGTTTCCGAAATCAATGTATGAAACAGGAATCGAAATTGTTTCAGTGGCTACACGAAGAAGTCGTTCAGACGTACTGAGTCCAAAAGTTAAGTCCTTGAATTACATGAATAATATTTTAGTAAAACTTGAAGCTAACCTTGCAGGCGTTTCTGAAGCGCTTATGTTAAATGACCAAGGTTATGTAGCTGAAGGTTCAGCTGATAACATCTTTATTGTTCGAAAGGGAAAAATAATCACTCCTCCGGGTTATGTAGGAGCGCTTGAAGGAATTACACGAAATGCAATTATGGATGTAGCTGCTCAAAAGGGCTATGACATGCAAGAAGGTGTTTTCACAAGACATGATGTGTATGTTGCAGATGAAGTATTTTTAACAGGAACTGCTGCTGAAGTCATTTCTGTCATCAAAGTAGATGGTCGAGTAATCGGTGAAGGAAAACCAGGTCCAATCACGAATGATTTGTTGGAATCATTCAGAGAACTTGTTCAGAACGACGGCGTGAAAGTTTATGAAGATCATCTAAACGTAGTTTAA